A single Sulfurimonas aquatica DNA region contains:
- the rpmG gene encoding 50S ribosomal protein L33, with protein MREAIHLGCEKCTRRNYHTTKNKKTHTEKFSVRKYCKFCREHTVHKEMKL; from the coding sequence ATGAGAGAAGCAATTCACTTAGGTTGTGAGAAATGTACTAGACGTAATTATCACACAACAAAAAATAAAAAAACTCATACTGAAAAATTTTCAGTAAGAAAATATTGTAAATTTTGTCGTGAGCATACTGTTCATAAAGAGATGAAATTATAA
- a CDS encoding FecR family protein, translating into MKLFIISLFLSLSASLIASTIVGSVQKVSGIVKVKSTDSIKKSKIISGFEIKEGDLISTSRKASAVIALVDGSSIVLDASSSVHFKSAKNAEQTSGKVYYKITSRDAKNTLKVKTPFAIIGIKGTIFVVNASENGSVTLKEGLIGVTSIKEEFELYRKSVEAEFNSYLEDQMSEFEKFKNDQNKYAKPIKTKAFDLKQGNKVSFSDKKVHEDQWTKEDDAEFDHFESLINAE; encoded by the coding sequence ATGAAACTTTTCATTATATCCCTATTCTTATCTCTTAGTGCATCTCTTATTGCAAGTACAATTGTAGGAAGTGTTCAAAAAGTGAGTGGTATAGTAAAGGTTAAAAGTACAGATTCGATTAAAAAAAGTAAAATTATCTCTGGATTTGAAATAAAAGAGGGAGATTTAATCTCTACATCAAGAAAAGCATCAGCTGTAATAGCTCTCGTTGATGGCTCGAGCATAGTTTTAGATGCAAGTTCAAGTGTACATTTTAAATCTGCTAAAAATGCAGAACAGACATCAGGAAAAGTGTATTATAAAATTACCTCACGCGATGCAAAAAATACGCTTAAAGTAAAAACACCCTTCGCTATTATAGGTATTAAAGGAACTATTTTTGTGGTTAATGCTAGTGAAAATGGCTCAGTCACACTTAAAGAGGGGCTTATTGGGGTTACAAGTATTAAAGAGGAGTTTGAACTTTACAGAAAATCTGTTGAAGCCGAATTTAATAGCTATCTAGAGGATCAGATGTCTGAATTTGAGAAGTTTAAAAATGATCAAAATAAATATGCCAAACCTATTAAAACAAAAGCATTTGACTTAAAACAGGGAAATAAAGTCTCTTTTAGTGATAAAAAAGTACATGAAGATCAATGGACTAAAGAGGATGATGCAGAGTTTGATCATTTTGAATCTTTAATAAACGCAGAGTAG
- the tuf gene encoding elongation factor Tu: protein MAKEKFERNKPHVNIGTIGHVDHGKTTLTAAITAVLAVTNGAALMDYDAIDNAPEERERGITIATSHVEYETDNRHYAHVDCPGHADYVKNMITGAAQMDGAILVVSAADGPMPQTREHILLSKQVGVPYLVVFMNKEDMVDDEELMELVEMEIRELLDTYEFPGDDTPITAGSALKALEEAKTGTLGEWSEKIKALMATVDEYIPEPTRETDKDFLMPVEDVFSISGRGTVVTGRIERGTVKIGEEVEIVGIRDTQKTTVTGVEMFRKEMEQALAGDNCGILIRGIGKDDVERGQVLCKPGTITPHTKFTAEIYVLSKDEGGRHTPFFNGYRPQFYVRTTDVTGAITLPEGTEMVMPGDNVSITAELIHPIAMEKGTNFAIREGGRTVGAGVVAEILA from the coding sequence ATGGCAAAAGAAAAGTTTGAACGTAATAAACCGCATGTAAATATCGGTACTATTGGACACGTTGACCACGGTAAAACAACACTAACAGCAGCGATTACTGCAGTATTGGCAGTAACTAACGGTGCAGCACTTATGGATTATGATGCAATCGATAATGCACCAGAAGAAAGAGAGCGTGGTATTACTATCGCTACTTCACACGTTGAGTATGAGACAGATAATCGTCACTATGCACACGTTGACTGTCCAGGTCACGCGGATTATGTTAAGAACATGATTACTGGTGCTGCTCAAATGGATGGTGCTATTTTAGTTGTTTCTGCAGCTGATGGTCCAATGCCACAAACACGTGAGCACATTCTTCTTTCTAAGCAAGTTGGTGTTCCTTACCTAGTTGTATTCATGAACAAAGAAGATATGGTTGATGATGAAGAGCTAATGGAATTAGTAGAGATGGAAATCCGTGAACTACTTGATACATATGAATTCCCAGGTGATGATACTCCAATCACAGCTGGTTCAGCTCTTAAAGCGCTAGAAGAAGCAAAAACTGGTACTCTTGGTGAGTGGTCAGAAAAGATCAAAGCACTTATGGCTACTGTTGATGAGTATATTCCTGAGCCAACTCGTGAAACAGACAAAGATTTCTTAATGCCTGTTGAAGATGTTTTCTCTATCTCTGGTCGTGGAACAGTTGTTACTGGTCGTATCGAACGTGGTACAGTTAAGATTGGTGAAGAAGTTGAAATCGTTGGTATCCGTGATACTCAGAAAACTACTGTAACTGGTGTTGAGATGTTCCGTAAAGAAATGGAGCAAGCACTTGCTGGTGATAACTGTGGTATTCTAATCCGTGGTATTGGTAAAGATGATGTTGAGCGTGGTCAAGTACTTTGTAAGCCAGGTACAATTACTCCTCACACTAAATTTACTGCAGAAATCTATGTTCTAAGTAAAGATGAAGGTGGACGTCATACTCCATTCTTTAACGGTTACCGTCCTCAGTTCTATGTACGTACAACTGATGTTACAGGTGCAATCACTTTACCAGAAGGTACTGAGATGGTTATGCCAGGTGATAACGTAAGTATTACAGCTGAGTTAATTCACCCAATTGCAATGGAAAAAGGTACTAATTTCGCTATCCGTGAGGGTGGAAGAACTGTTGGTGCTGGTGTTGTTGCAGAGATTCTTGCTTAA
- the secE gene encoding preprotein translocase subunit SecE, which translates to MNFGKHVRNARLELDKVIFPTKGQVKQAYISVVIVVSVIAAFLALVDLMMSSIMTSILG; encoded by the coding sequence ATGAATTTTGGTAAACATGTAAGAAATGCAAGACTAGAACTTGATAAGGTAATTTTTCCTACGAAAGGTCAAGTAAAACAGGCATATATATCTGTAGTTATTGTAGTCTCTGTAATTGCTGCATTTTTAGCATTAGTAGATTTAATGATGTCTTCTATTATGACATCAATTTTAGGTTAA
- a CDS encoding adenylate/guanylate cyclase domain-containing protein, translating into MKEKLLYLLVLIPIVVATLLLQHYKIEPFESFSLTFNDVNFKLQDKEPNKDIVFIAVDEPSVNKFGRWPWKREYLAQGIDSLVEADVVLMDMIFSETTTSEQDYILADSLASLKNSVCGFFLRHNATQDISDEELDVLSNSSLDLLQTQIAEHSKPRFPSAPYSEINILPIMESCTLSGSFSTVRAADDKLREYPISMYFKNLLYPSLAIQGLRLKFDKDIQRVDDSHLDINGNIISLNEEGLVRLNFYNIDKYNVISFLDLATGKIAPEYFKGKIAILGITEVGAGDIVSTPIGSIPGPLLHYTFISNLLENHLIVEHNEYAKVLVIFMVLLPFILVLFIKKIIYRAVINIFIYLILYAYIRYMFIENMIYIDMFYPLISLILSLIAVEAIAFNIQERSGKFMRGAFSSYLSGDLLDQLIENPEALALGGENKELSILFSDIRGFTSISESMDPVSLITLLNRYFTPMTNSVLENKGMLDKYIGDAVMAFFNAPVDVKDHADAACICALEMILRLEKLNEELKLEGIPAIRIGIGINTANVVVGNMGSDTRFNYTVIGDGVNLASRVEGLTKNYSVDILITEFTVEKLTKEFVYRKIEPVQVKGKDEAVLLYELMPFSDKAKEIKNLYDEALGVYIDNDLSKAEELFKIIVQKYEDGVSEYFLKLIKDGHSWGVHKMTTK; encoded by the coding sequence ATGAAAGAAAAACTTCTCTATCTTTTAGTTTTAATTCCCATAGTAGTTGCAACACTACTCCTTCAGCATTATAAGATAGAACCATTTGAGAGTTTTTCACTTACATTTAATGATGTAAATTTTAAATTACAAGATAAAGAACCAAATAAAGATATTGTATTTATCGCAGTAGATGAGCCAAGTGTAAATAAGTTTGGACGTTGGCCATGGAAGCGTGAGTATTTGGCTCAAGGCATAGACTCTTTAGTTGAAGCGGATGTTGTTCTCATGGATATGATTTTTTCTGAAACTACTACGAGTGAACAAGACTATATCTTAGCAGATTCATTAGCATCACTTAAAAATAGTGTATGTGGATTTTTTTTAAGACATAACGCAACACAAGATATCTCTGATGAAGAGTTAGACGTACTAAGTAACTCTTCACTAGATTTACTACAAACACAGATAGCTGAACACTCTAAGCCAAGATTTCCATCTGCACCCTATTCAGAGATAAATATATTGCCAATCATGGAGTCTTGTACTCTCTCAGGAAGCTTTAGTACTGTTCGTGCTGCTGATGATAAACTTCGCGAGTATCCTATTTCTATGTACTTTAAAAACCTTTTATATCCATCTTTGGCCATTCAAGGATTAAGATTAAAGTTTGATAAAGATATACAAAGAGTTGATGATTCTCATCTTGATATAAATGGGAATATTATTAGCCTTAATGAAGAAGGGCTTGTCCGGTTAAATTTTTATAATATTGATAAATATAATGTCATCTCTTTTTTAGACCTTGCAACGGGAAAAATCGCACCAGAGTACTTTAAAGGCAAAATTGCAATTTTGGGAATAACGGAAGTCGGAGCAGGGGATATAGTAAGTACACCAATTGGATCAATTCCTGGACCACTTCTACATTACACATTTATATCAAACCTTTTAGAAAATCATCTGATAGTTGAGCATAATGAATATGCAAAGGTTTTAGTCATTTTTATGGTGCTGTTACCATTTATCTTAGTGCTTTTTATAAAGAAAATAATATATAGAGCAGTGATAAATATATTCATCTATTTGATTTTATACGCTTATATAAGATATATGTTTATTGAAAATATGATCTATATCGATATGTTTTATCCTCTTATCTCTCTTATACTAAGTCTTATCGCCGTTGAAGCAATAGCGTTTAATATTCAAGAAAGAAGTGGTAAGTTTATGAGAGGTGCATTTTCATCTTATCTCTCAGGAGATTTATTAGATCAACTTATAGAAAATCCAGAGGCACTTGCATTAGGTGGAGAAAATAAAGAACTGAGTATACTCTTTAGTGATATTAGAGGATTTACAAGTATTTCCGAATCTATGGATCCAGTTAGTTTAATTACACTTTTAAATAGATACTTCACTCCAATGACTAACTCTGTACTTGAAAATAAGGGGATGCTAGATAAGTACATAGGAGATGCTGTTATGGCATTTTTTAATGCCCCTGTTGATGTAAAAGATCATGCTGATGCTGCATGTATCTGTGCACTAGAGATGATTCTAAGGCTTGAGAAGTTAAATGAAGAGTTAAAGCTAGAGGGTATTCCAGCTATTAGGATTGGCATTGGTATAAATACAGCAAATGTGGTTGTTGGCAATATGGGATCAGACACTAGATTTAACTATACAGTTATTGGGGATGGTGTGAATTTAGCTTCTAGGGTTGAAGGTTTGACAAAAAACTATTCCGTGGATATACTCATAACAGAATTTACAGTAGAAAAGCTCACTAAAGAGTTTGTATACAGAAAAATAGAACCAGTTCAGGTAAAGGGTAAAGACGAAGCAGTACTTTTGTATGAACTTATGCCTTTTAGTGATAAAGCAAAAGAGATTAAGAACTTGTATGATGAAGCACTTGGAGTCTATATAGATAATGACCTCTCTAAGGCTGAAGAGCTTTTTAAAATAATTGTGCAGAAGTATGAAGATGGAGTATCAGAGTACTTCTTAAAGTTAATAAAAGATGGACACTCTTGGGGTGTTCATAAGATGACAACTAAATAG
- a CDS encoding YaaA family protein, translated as MLKILFSPSEGKNTGGNEPSKDLLGSNDARATVLQTYNDIIMSKDEEAIKNLFGIKKYSSCEPYLQDVFSSPLMSAIERYSGVAYDYLAYETLSASEQEYLKSNTIIFSNLYGPILGGDPIANYKVKQGNSIGSIVPEKFYKDRFSYQLDLYLGDDEILDLRAGYYDKFYKVNKPYTTLKFLKDGKSISHWAKAYRGKVLRELALHNVSSIEEFTSLKINGLSFLETKVTKNKTEIIYTID; from the coding sequence ATGTTAAAAATACTATTTTCCCCATCAGAAGGGAAAAATACGGGTGGTAATGAACCATCCAAAGATCTACTTGGCTCTAACGATGCTAGAGCGACCGTCTTACAAACTTACAACGATATCATAATGAGTAAAGATGAAGAGGCGATTAAAAACCTTTTTGGAATAAAAAAATATTCTAGTTGTGAGCCCTATCTTCAAGATGTTTTTTCATCCCCTCTCATGAGTGCTATAGAGCGTTATAGTGGTGTTGCATATGACTATCTAGCATATGAGACTTTGAGTGCTAGTGAGCAAGAGTATCTCAAAAGTAATACTATTATATTTTCAAACCTTTATGGACCTATTTTAGGAGGGGATCCTATAGCTAACTATAAGGTAAAGCAAGGGAACTCCATTGGGAGTATTGTTCCAGAAAAGTTCTATAAAGATAGATTTTCATACCAACTCGATCTATACCTTGGGGATGATGAGATACTTGACTTACGTGCAGGTTACTACGACAAATTTTATAAGGTTAACAAGCCCTATACAACTCTAAAGTTTTTAAAAGATGGCAAAAGTATAAGTCACTGGGCAAAAGCATATAGAGGTAAGGTTTTAAGAGAACTAGCATTACATAATGTAAGTTCGATAGAGGAGTTTACTTCTTTAAAAATTAATGGCTTAAGCTTTTTAGAGACTAAAGTTACAAAAAATAAAACTGAAATAATTTATACTATAGATTAG